The genomic window GTTTTTGATCTGATCAAAGACAATATAAGCGATACGGGCATGCCACCAACGCGTGCTGAAATAGCCAAGTTTTTTGGCTTTAAATCAGCAAATGCAGCAGAGGAACATTTAAAAGCTTTGGCTAAAAAAGGCTATATAGAAATGTTGCCAGGTACTTCTCGCGGCATTCGTTTGACTGAGAAGTTAATGGAAGAAGCCGGTTTACCTTTAATCGGCAGAGTTGCTGCAGGTGAACCTATTTTAGCTGCAGAGCATGTTGAAGATCATTATAAAGTTGATGGTAATTTGTTCCATCCAGCCGCTGATTACTTATTGAGAGTTAATGGCGAAAGCATGAAAAATATCGGCATACTTGATGGTGACTTGTTAGCGGTTCATCAAACGACCGATGTACAGAATGGCCAAGTAATTGTTGCTCGTGTCGAAGAAAATGTTACGGTTAAACGTTATAAACGAGAAGGTAACATCGTTTACTTACATGCTGAAAATGATGACTTCTCTCCTATCAAAGTTGATTTGTCTGATCAAGAGTTTAATATTGAAGGGTTGGCTGTTGGCGTTATTCGCTCGGCAGACTGGATGTAATTAACCTATCCTATCCAATAAACTTGTGGTAACGAACTAAGTCAATTTATCTAACAAAAATGGTATTAATTAAATCAAACTGCTCCGCAAAATTTAGCCTATAAAATAGGCTAAAGTTTGCTTTTCTAACCTTTCGTATTCTTTTCATGCAAACCTTTCTCTTTACTAAGAATAATTTTCATTTTAAACCCCATTCAAACAACTTTATCTTTTTCTGATTAAAAAACAACCAAGATCAATTTTTGTAATACGCGTATCTATACACAGCTGTTTATTTTTAATACTACGGCTACAGCCCTTTGTTATTAGGGCC from Colwellia sp. PAMC 20917 includes these protein-coding regions:
- the lexA gene encoding transcriptional repressor LexA encodes the protein MLNEISELRPLTNRQQQVFDLIKDNISDTGMPPTRAEIAKFFGFKSANAAEEHLKALAKKGYIEMLPGTSRGIRLTEKLMEEAGLPLIGRVAAGEPILAAEHVEDHYKVDGNLFHPAADYLLRVNGESMKNIGILDGDLLAVHQTTDVQNGQVIVARVEENVTVKRYKREGNIVYLHAENDDFSPIKVDLSDQEFNIEGLAVGVIRSADWM